One window of Campylobacter avium LMG 24591 genomic DNA carries:
- the rpoC gene encoding DNA-directed RNA polymerase subunit beta' has translation MDKFKTIEIKEDSRPRDFQALQLRLASPEKIKSWSYGEVKKSETINYRTLKPERDGLFCAKIFGPIRDYECLCGKYKKMRFKGVKCEKCGVEVASSKVRRSRMGHIELVTPVAHIWYVNSLPSRIGTLLGIKMKDLERVLYYEAYIVENPADAYYDNENSKKVEFCDVLNEEQYQKLMQRYESNGFKARMGGEVIRDLLANLDLVELLNQLKEEINTTNSEAKKKTIAKRLKVVENFLNSSLNANVSNEEELVPNRPEWMMITNLPVLPPDLRPLVALDGGKFAVSDVNDLYRRVINRNTRLKRLMELDAPEIIIRNEKRMLQEAVDALFDNGRRANAVKGANKRPLKSLSEIIKGKQGRFRQNLLGKRVDFSGRSVIVVGPKLRMDQCGLPKKMALELFKPYLLAKLEEKGYATTVKQAKKLIESKTNEVWECLEEVVKGHPVLLNRAPTLHKLSIQAFHPILVESKAIQLHPLVCAAFNADFDGDQMAVHVPLSQEAIAECKVLMLSSMNILLPASGKSVTVPSQDMVLGIYYLSLEKADAKGSHKICTGIDEVLMALEAKCLDIHAPVQTVVDDRKIFTTAGRLIIKSILPDFVPEYMWNKILKKKDIALLVDYVYKQGGLGITANFLDRLKNLGFEYATKAGISISIADIIVPDNKQKAIQDAKKQVKYIQNSYNQGLITASERYNKIIDIWKATNNVLSKDMMSMIQNDKQGFNSIYMMADSGARGSAAQISQLAAMRGLMAKSDGSIIETPIISNFREGLNVLEYFISTHGARKGLADTALKTANAGYLTRKLIDVAQNVKITIQDCGTHDGIEISEITADGSVVETLEERILGRVLAEDVIDPVTNEILFIENTLIDEEKAKILHDSGIKRVSIRTPITCKAKKGICAKCYGVNLGEGKLVKPGEAVGIISAQSIGEPGTQLTLRTFHSGGTASTDLQDRQIIAQKEGFIRYYNLELYKNSENKNIVANRRNAAVFLVEPKIKAPFAGTLHVENMHEDVVISIKNSKQEQKYIIRKHDLAKPNELTGVSGNLVGKLYMHYSNGAKVEQDESIVEVIKEGWNVPNRIPYASEILVEDGDPVVQTIKAGEKGILKFYMLKGDGLDRLRNIKKGYVVKEKGLFVVIADKNDREAKRHYIPRESVIEFDDSSTIDDVNAVIARAVKNDKVVIAEWDAYNDTTIAEAEGVVSFEDIELGYSADEQIDEATGKSSLVINEYLPAGTRPALIVSSKKGKTYRYLLEPKTVIFVNDGGSVKKADILAKTPKAATKSKDITGGLPRVSELFEARKPKNAAIIAEIDGIIRFDKPLRSKERIVIESEDGNKSEYLIDSSKRIQVRDGEFIHAGEKLTDGVISSHDVLKILGEKALHYYLISEIQQVYRGQGVVISDKHIEVIVSQMLRQVKVVDSGNTKFIVGDFVSKRKFKEENERILAMGGEPAIAEPVLLGVTRAAIGSDSIISAASFQETTKVLTEASIAGKFDFLEDLKENVILGRMIPVGTGLYEKDSISIKKSE, from the coding sequence GACGGGCTTTTTTGTGCCAAGATTTTTGGACCTATAAGAGATTATGAGTGCTTGTGCGGAAAATACAAAAAAATGCGTTTTAAGGGCGTTAAGTGCGAAAAATGCGGCGTTGAAGTGGCAAGCTCTAAGGTAAGACGTTCTAGAATGGGGCACATAGAGTTAGTTACTCCGGTAGCTCACATTTGGTACGTAAATTCCTTGCCAAGTCGTATAGGTACCTTGCTTGGTATAAAGATGAAAGATTTAGAAAGAGTGCTTTACTATGAGGCTTACATAGTGGAAAATCCAGCCGATGCTTACTATGATAATGAAAACAGCAAAAAGGTTGAATTTTGCGATGTTTTAAATGAAGAGCAGTATCAAAAACTTATGCAAAGATACGAAAGCAATGGCTTTAAGGCTAGAATGGGCGGTGAGGTTATAAGAGACTTGCTTGCAAATTTAGACCTTGTGGAGCTTTTAAACCAATTGAAAGAAGAAATCAACACCACAAATTCAGAAGCCAAGAAAAAAACCATAGCAAAGAGATTAAAGGTTGTAGAAAATTTCTTAAATAGCAGTTTAAACGCTAATGTAAGCAATGAGGAAGAGCTTGTTCCAAATAGGCCTGAATGGATGATGATAACAAATTTACCTGTTTTGCCTCCTGATTTAAGACCGCTTGTTGCGTTAGATGGCGGTAAATTTGCGGTTTCTGATGTGAACGATTTGTACCGTAGGGTAATAAATAGAAATACAAGACTTAAAAGGCTTATGGAGCTTGATGCACCAGAAATCATCATAAGAAATGAAAAAAGAATGCTTCAAGAAGCAGTTGATGCGCTATTTGATAACGGTAGACGTGCAAATGCTGTAAAGGGAGCGAATAAAAGGCCGCTTAAGTCTTTAAGTGAGATTATAAAAGGAAAGCAAGGTCGCTTTAGACAAAATTTACTTGGAAAGAGGGTGGATTTTTCCGGTCGTAGCGTTATAGTTGTGGGTCCAAAGCTTAGAATGGACCAGTGCGGCCTGCCTAAGAAAATGGCTCTAGAGCTTTTCAAACCTTATCTTTTAGCTAAACTTGAGGAAAAGGGTTACGCAACCACAGTAAAGCAAGCTAAAAAACTCATAGAAAGCAAGACAAATGAGGTTTGGGAATGCTTAGAAGAGGTGGTTAAAGGCCATCCTGTGCTTTTAAATAGAGCGCCAACCCTACACAAGCTGTCTATACAAGCCTTTCACCCTATACTTGTGGAAAGCAAGGCCATACAGCTACACCCTTTGGTTTGTGCTGCTTTTAATGCTGACTTTGACGGCGATCAAATGGCTGTGCATGTTCCGCTTTCTCAAGAAGCAATTGCTGAATGTAAGGTGTTAATGCTTTCGTCAATGAACATCTTATTGCCAGCTAGCGGTAAGTCTGTGACTGTGCCTTCGCAGGATATGGTTTTAGGAATTTACTATCTATCCTTAGAAAAAGCCGACGCAAAAGGTTCTCATAAAATTTGCACAGGTATAGACGAGGTTTTAATGGCCTTAGAAGCAAAATGTCTTGATATACACGCACCGGTTCAAACTGTTGTTGATGATAGAAAGATATTTACAACTGCTGGAAGACTTATTATAAAGTCTATTCTGCCTGATTTTGTTCCTGAATATATGTGGAATAAAATTCTAAAGAAAAAAGATATAGCCTTGCTTGTGGATTATGTTTATAAGCAAGGTGGCTTAGGTATTACAGCAAATTTCTTAGATAGGCTTAAAAATTTAGGTTTTGAGTATGCTACAAAGGCTGGAATTTCTATTTCAATAGCTGATATTATCGTTCCTGATAACAAGCAAAAAGCTATACAAGACGCTAAAAAGCAGGTAAAATATATACAAAATTCATACAATCAAGGTCTAATAACAGCTAGCGAAAGATATAACAAAATAATAGACATATGGAAGGCTACAAATAATGTCTTATCAAAAGACATGATGAGTATGATACAAAATGATAAACAAGGATTTAACTCTATTTACATGATGGCTGATTCCGGTGCTAGAGGTTCGGCTGCTCAAATTTCACAACTTGCGGCTATGAGAGGGCTTATGGCAAAATCCGATGGTTCCATTATAGAAACGCCTATTATCTCAAATTTCCGTGAGGGGCTTAATGTTTTAGAGTATTTTATCTCAACTCACGGTGCCAGAAAGGGTCTTGCGGATACAGCCTTAAAAACAGCAAATGCCGGTTATCTAACAAGAAAGCTTATAGATGTAGCACAAAATGTTAAGATAACTATACAAGACTGTGGCACTCACGACGGTATAGAAATAAGCGAAATTACGGCCGATGGTTCTGTTGTGGAAACTTTGGAGGAGAGAATTTTAGGTAGGGTTTTAGCAGAAGATGTGATAGACCCTGTGACTAATGAAATTTTATTTATAGAAAATACCTTGATAGACGAGGAAAAGGCTAAAATTCTACACGATAGCGGCATTAAAAGGGTTAGTATAAGAACTCCAATTACTTGCAAGGCCAAAAAAGGAATTTGTGCTAAGTGCTATGGCGTGAATTTGGGCGAGGGCAAGCTTGTAAAACCGGGAGAAGCTGTAGGCATTATATCTGCCCAGTCCATAGGTGAGCCTGGAACTCAGCTAACTCTTAGAACCTTCCACAGCGGTGGAACTGCTAGCACAGATTTGCAAGATAGACAAATAATAGCTCAAAAAGAAGGTTTTATAAGGTATTACAATTTAGAGCTTTATAAAAATAGCGAAAATAAAAACATAGTTGCAAATAGACGAAATGCGGCTGTGTTTTTGGTTGAACCTAAGATAAAAGCTCCTTTTGCAGGTACTTTGCATGTAGAAAATATGCACGAAGATGTTGTTATAAGCATTAAAAACTCAAAGCAAGAGCAAAAATACATCATAAGAAAGCATGACCTTGCTAAGCCAAATGAGCTAACAGGAGTTAGCGGAAACCTTGTAGGTAAGCTTTATATGCACTACTCAAACGGTGCTAAAGTTGAGCAAGATGAAAGTATAGTAGAGGTTATAAAAGAAGGCTGGAATGTCCCTAACCGTATCCCTTATGCTAGTGAAATTTTAGTAGAAGATGGAGACCCTGTTGTTCAAACAATCAAGGCCGGAGAGAAAGGAATTCTCAAATTTTATATGCTAAAAGGTGACGGTCTTGATAGATTAAGAAACATAAAAAAAGGTTATGTGGTAAAAGAAAAAGGCCTTTTTGTTGTTATAGCCGATAAAAACGATAGAGAGGCAAAAAGACACTACATACCTAGGGAATCCGTTATAGAATTTGATGATAGCTCCACTATAGATGATGTAAATGCTGTTATAGCTAGGGCTGTAAAAAATGACAAGGTTGTTATAGCTGAATGGGACGCTTACAATGACACTACCATAGCAGAGGCAGAAGGTGTAGTAAGCTTTGAGGATATAGAATTAGGATACAGTGCTGATGAGCAAATCGACGAAGCAACAGGCAAAAGCTCCTTGGTTATAAATGAGTATTTGCCAGCAGGAACAAGACCAGCTCTCATAGTAAGTTCTAAAAAGGGTAAAACTTATAGGTATTTACTTGAGCCAAAAACCGTTATTTTTGTAAATGACGGCGGCTCTGTTAAAAAGGCTGATATTTTAGCTAAAACTCCAAAAGCAGCAACAAAGTCAAAAGACATCACAGGAGGTCTTCCAAGAGTATCTGAGCTTTTTGAGGCTAGAAAACCTAAAAATGCCGCTATCATAGCAGAAATAGACGGCATCATACGTTTTGATAAGCCTTTAAGATCTAAGGAAAGAATAGTTATAGAATCAGAGGATGGAAATAAAAGTGAGTATCTTATAGATAGCTCAAAAAGAATTCAAGTAAGAGACGGAGAATTTATACACGCTGGAGAAAAGCTCACAGATGGAGTTATCTCAAGTCACGATGTACTTAAAATTCTTGGAGAAAAGGCACTTCATTATTATCTAATCTCTGAAATTCAGCAAGTTTATCGCGGACAAGGCGTTGTTATCTCTGATAAGCATATAGAGGTTATAGTATCGCAAATGCTAAGACAGGTTAAGGTTGTTGATAGTGGTAATACCAAATTTATAGTAGGCGATTTTGTTTCTAAACGCAAATTCAAAGAAGAGAATGAAAGAATTTTGGCTATGGGTGGAGAACCTGCCATAGCAGAGCCTGTTTTACTTGGTGTTACAAGAGCTGCTATAGGTAGCGATAGTATCATATCAGCTGCTTCTTTCCAAGAGACAACAAAGGTTTTAACGGAGGCTAGTATAGCTGGTAAATTTGACTTCCTTGAGGACTTAAAAGAAAATGTTATCCTAGGTAGGATGATACCTGTTGGAACCGGTCTTTATGAGAAAGATTCTATAAGCATTAAAAAAAGCGAGTAG